A part of Pararhizobium sp. A13 genomic DNA contains:
- a CDS encoding transglutaminase-like cysteine peptidase: MFKKAIIALATIAALGATSMSSAYAINLGSTRGAVKVHRQTSVAPIAFSLYCLDHIEECTKSSKSQVAYTSKIRGLLASVNRSVNRSIRPLHERRDVWSLNPTFGDCDDYVMTKRSHLIRAGVPSSALRVAVVRTPRGEGHAVLLVKTSAGEFALDNLRKTIVKRNQTGYRFLSVASADPTRWSTN; the protein is encoded by the coding sequence ATGTTCAAGAAAGCAATCATCGCACTGGCGACCATCGCAGCTCTTGGCGCCACCAGCATGTCTTCGGCCTACGCCATTAATCTCGGTTCGACGCGCGGCGCGGTGAAAGTTCACCGCCAGACCTCGGTGGCGCCGATCGCATTTTCGCTCTATTGCCTCGATCATATCGAGGAGTGCACCAAGAGCTCGAAGTCACAGGTCGCCTATACGTCGAAAATCCGCGGCCTGCTTGCCTCGGTCAACCGCTCGGTCAACCGCAGCATCCGCCCGCTGCACGAGCGCCGCGACGTCTGGTCGCTCAACCCGACCTTCGGCGACTGCGACGACTATGTCATGACCAAGCGCAGCCATCTCATCCGCGCCGGCGTTCCCTCCAGCGCGCTGCGGGTTGCCGTCGTGCGCACGCCGCGCGGCGAGGGCCACGCGGTCCTGCTGGTCAAGACATCCGCCGGTGAATTCGCCCTCGACAACCTGCGCAAGACGATCGTCAAGCGTAACCAGACCGGCTACCGCTTCCTCAGCGTCGCATCGGCCGATCCGACCCGCTGGTCGACGAACTGA
- a CDS encoding O-antigen ligase family protein encodes MKKTARYHSDRFRLNNQLMWPILLVLFLSPFAFGSTKPSFWLLWSMLISLCGAVLFGRMALSNARFRIAPRNLPVLFCLFALLGAYMIVQVLPLGALSPAATSIADPSAIIAVHTISLAPHDTILAFARWATYGLLFFLVLQITSNPQRARAFINLIYWAIVIHAVVGLLFLVQFGDTILGIPKWKYFGSAMGGFINRNSFATFLAFGSVLGINLMMERMTEKPAGKGDNSILGTYLGKGGVVTIGLGWLVLVITLVATNSRMGLFAACCGMIASVVLALAKKTAGTNRAGIWILLLAIPVIVGLGMFGYGAIFLERLGSLEASSEVRMQLYQQVLQMIETRPLLGFGGNSFEYAYPLFHQAPVSVDLVWDKAHSTYLALWAEYGLIFGSLPLLIVGIIVFQLGAAYVKTPGQDMLIRCGLCVILIAAVHSLVDFSLEIEAVTFAFVAIVATAWARQVELMNAGERDRS; translated from the coding sequence ATGAAGAAGACGGCGCGCTACCATTCGGACCGCTTCCGGCTGAACAACCAGCTGATGTGGCCCATTCTTCTGGTTCTGTTCCTTTCGCCCTTCGCGTTCGGAAGCACCAAACCCTCCTTCTGGCTGCTATGGTCCATGCTGATCTCGCTGTGCGGCGCCGTTCTCTTTGGCCGCATGGCGCTGTCCAACGCCCGGTTCAGGATCGCGCCGCGTAATCTGCCGGTACTGTTCTGTCTTTTCGCCCTTCTCGGCGCCTATATGATCGTCCAGGTGCTTCCGCTTGGCGCTTTGTCTCCTGCGGCGACCAGCATTGCCGATCCGAGCGCCATCATCGCCGTCCATACGATCAGCCTGGCGCCACACGATACGATCCTCGCGTTCGCGCGCTGGGCGACCTATGGACTCCTTTTCTTCCTGGTGCTGCAAATCACCAGCAACCCGCAGCGCGCCCGCGCCTTCATCAATCTCATCTACTGGGCCATCGTGATCCACGCCGTCGTCGGGCTGCTGTTCCTCGTGCAGTTCGGTGACACGATCCTTGGCATTCCGAAGTGGAAATATTTCGGCTCGGCGATGGGCGGCTTCATCAATCGCAACTCGTTTGCCACCTTCCTTGCCTTCGGCAGCGTGCTTGGCATCAACCTGATGATGGAGCGGATGACCGAGAAGCCCGCGGGAAAAGGCGACAACTCGATTTTGGGAACCTATCTCGGCAAGGGCGGCGTCGTTACCATCGGTCTCGGCTGGCTGGTCCTGGTCATCACGCTTGTCGCCACAAACTCACGCATGGGTCTGTTTGCCGCCTGCTGCGGCATGATTGCCTCGGTCGTTCTGGCGCTTGCCAAGAAGACCGCCGGTACCAACAGGGCCGGCATCTGGATCCTGCTCCTTGCCATCCCCGTGATTGTCGGTCTCGGCATGTTTGGCTACGGCGCGATATTTCTGGAGCGCCTGGGCAGCCTCGAAGCTTCATCCGAGGTTCGAATGCAGTTATACCAGCAGGTTCTGCAGATGATCGAAACCCGCCCTCTGCTCGGGTTCGGTGGCAACAGCTTCGAATATGCCTATCCACTCTTCCATCAGGCGCCGGTCAGCGTCGATCTCGTCTGGGACAAGGCGCACTCCACCTATCTGGCGCTCTGGGCCGAATACGGCCTGATTTTCGGCAGCCTGCCGCTGCTGATCGTTGGGATCATTGTGTTTCAGCTGGGTGCGGCCTATGTGAAGACGCCGGGTCAGGATATGCTGATACGCTGCGGTCTTTGCGTCATACTGATCGCCGCCGTGCATTCGCTGGTCGATTTCAGCCTCGAGATCGAAGCCGTGACGTTCGCGTTCGTCGCCATTGTCGCCACCGCGTGGGCGCGGCAAGTCGAGCTCATGAACGCTGGCGAGAGGGACCGGTCATGA
- a CDS encoding TMEM43 family protein has protein sequence MSFTETTTTSWFSRLKNGLIGLVLGPLLVLGMIWLLSWNEGRSVQTYRALAEGAGIVVSVDSGTADPANEGKLVHISGPVKPDGTPEDPALGVVAEGAVGLNRKVEMYQWVEDSKSETQKTLGGGEETVTTYTYKKEWRSRRVDSSDFKQADQHQNPDMSIEGERFTVATATLGAFTVDGRAVADLGTDSPVKLSPDVVGQVTSALGSDKPVKADGTTIYVSQSRQSPAIGDLRISFSREDISEASFVGAQKGTTIAGYKASNGRELFLSAAGKVGAAEMFEAAQSENTLITWLIRFGGLLGMFVGFIVMLSILGIIADVIPFVGSIVGFGTSIIAGILTLILGPLVIAIAWIAYRPVLAIIVVAIGILLAAALIYLRRNKAVAAPTTPTATFGRT, from the coding sequence ATGAGCTTTACGGAAACGACGACCACCTCCTGGTTTTCACGGCTGAAGAACGGGCTGATCGGCCTCGTCCTCGGCCCGCTGCTGGTGCTCGGGATGATCTGGCTGCTGTCCTGGAACGAAGGCCGCTCGGTGCAGACCTATCGCGCGCTTGCGGAGGGTGCCGGCATCGTCGTCTCGGTCGACAGCGGCACGGCCGATCCGGCCAATGAAGGCAAGCTCGTGCATATTTCCGGACCGGTGAAGCCCGATGGCACGCCCGAGGATCCGGCGCTCGGCGTCGTGGCAGAGGGTGCAGTTGGCCTCAACCGCAAGGTCGAGATGTACCAATGGGTGGAGGACAGCAAGAGCGAGACCCAGAAGACGCTTGGCGGCGGCGAGGAAACCGTCACGACCTACACCTACAAGAAGGAATGGCGCTCGCGCCGGGTCGATTCCTCCGATTTCAAACAGGCCGATCAGCATCAGAACCCCGACATGTCGATCGAGGGTGAGCGCTTCACGGTGGCCACCGCGACGCTCGGCGCCTTCACGGTCGATGGCAGGGCGGTTGCCGATCTCGGCACGGACAGCCCGGTCAAGCTCTCGCCCGATGTCGTCGGCCAGGTGACCTCGGCCCTCGGTTCCGACAAGCCGGTCAAGGCGGATGGTACGACGATCTATGTCTCGCAAAGTCGCCAGAGCCCGGCGATCGGCGACCTGCGCATCAGCTTCAGCCGCGAGGACATTTCCGAGGCGAGCTTCGTCGGCGCGCAGAAGGGCACGACCATCGCCGGATACAAGGCCTCCAATGGGCGCGAATTGTTCCTGAGCGCTGCCGGCAAGGTCGGCGCCGCCGAAATGTTCGAGGCGGCCCAGAGCGAAAACACGCTGATCACCTGGCTCATCCGCTTCGGCGGTCTGCTCGGCATGTTCGTCGGCTTCATCGTCATGCTGTCGATCCTCGGCATCATCGCCGACGTCATTCCTTTCGTCGGCTCGATCGTCGGTTTCGGGACGTCGATCATCGCCGGTATCCTGACGCTGATCCTCGGGCCGCTGGTCATCGCCATCGCCTGGATCGCCTATCGGCCGGTGCTGGCGATCATCGTCGTCGCCATCGGCATCCTGTTGGCAGCGGCGCTGATTTATCTCCGACGCAACAAGGCAGTCGCTGCTCCAACGACGCCAACGGCCACTTTCGGCCGGACCTGA
- a CDS encoding metallophosphoesterase family protein, whose product MMRGILDFLRGSVDTPATVQRQKLLFEGGPDHIYAVGDVHGCDDLLGRLEDLIFEDSRKRAGTKWLIMLGDYVDRGPKSASVLDRLTTKPRAEVKRFCLAGNHEEVMLDFLRNPSSDHRWLDFGGLETLYSYGLHKLPANRQALKNLLQSRIPDEHVAFLESLPSMLSIPGFCFVHAGLRDGVALAEQQDADLLWLRPPANAKAVATNGVIAIHGHTPVAKVEVGPARINVDTGAYMSGILSAVRLSRRSVPEIIQCS is encoded by the coding sequence ATGATGCGCGGCATCCTCGATTTTCTGCGCGGGAGCGTGGACACACCAGCGACCGTGCAAAGACAGAAGCTTCTCTTCGAGGGCGGCCCGGATCACATCTATGCCGTCGGCGATGTGCACGGCTGTGACGATCTTCTTGGCAGGCTGGAGGATTTGATCTTCGAGGACAGTCGCAAACGCGCGGGTACCAAATGGTTGATCATGCTCGGCGACTACGTGGACCGCGGACCAAAATCGGCATCCGTGCTCGACCGGCTAACAACCAAGCCTCGTGCAGAGGTCAAGCGCTTCTGCCTTGCTGGCAATCATGAGGAGGTGATGCTTGATTTCCTGCGCAATCCATCTTCCGACCATCGCTGGCTGGACTTCGGGGGACTGGAGACGCTCTATTCCTACGGCCTCCACAAGCTGCCGGCCAATCGCCAGGCCCTGAAGAACCTGCTGCAATCCCGCATTCCGGACGAGCACGTCGCCTTTCTCGAATCCCTACCATCCATGCTGAGCATACCGGGATTTTGTTTTGTCCACGCCGGCCTTCGGGATGGTGTGGCCCTCGCCGAGCAGCAGGATGCGGACCTGTTGTGGCTACGTCCTCCAGCGAACGCGAAAGCCGTAGCTACAAATGGCGTCATCGCAATCCACGGCCACACGCCAGTCGCCAAAGTCGAAGTGGGTCCGGCGCGGATCAATGTCGATACCGGCGCCTATATGAGCGGGATATTGTCGGCAGTGCGACTTTCTCGCCGCAGTGTTCCAGAGATCATTCAGTGCAGTTAA
- a CDS encoding YdcF family protein, which produces MFLVSKVFWLLAQPLSLIFLLLILSYVFGGAGFRRLRGFFSGLAATLLFLTLFTSCGAVMLQVLENRIARPANLPANLSCIIILGGAFENEVISGRRGMEFNQAADRFVEGLRLAQAYPGAKILVSGGDGSFSGKYDGDAETSIAFFSTFGIGPERIIRETQSRTTFENADNTKELLEKNGLSDCALITSAFHMPRSVGLFRKLGIPVTPWPVDYRTSGQLSLGPDFSQPSLNAQLTTTAMREWTGLIAYYISGRTHVLFPQ; this is translated from the coding sequence ATGTTTCTCGTCTCGAAAGTCTTCTGGCTGTTGGCCCAGCCGCTGTCGCTGATCTTCCTGCTTCTTATCCTGAGTTATGTCTTCGGCGGAGCTGGGTTTCGGCGGTTGCGCGGCTTTTTCTCGGGGCTCGCCGCGACCCTGCTGTTTTTGACGCTGTTCACCAGTTGCGGGGCGGTGATGCTGCAGGTGCTGGAGAACCGCATTGCCCGGCCTGCAAACCTGCCAGCCAATCTCTCTTGCATCATCATCCTTGGTGGCGCCTTCGAGAACGAAGTGATCTCTGGGCGCCGCGGCATGGAATTCAATCAGGCGGCCGATCGCTTCGTCGAGGGGCTGAGGCTGGCGCAGGCCTATCCGGGTGCGAAAATCCTGGTCTCGGGCGGCGACGGTTCGTTCAGCGGCAAATATGATGGTGACGCAGAGACCTCCATAGCGTTCTTTTCCACCTTCGGCATTGGGCCGGAGCGGATCATCCGAGAGACCCAGTCACGAACCACGTTCGAGAATGCCGACAACACCAAGGAACTGCTCGAGAAGAACGGACTGTCGGATTGCGCCCTGATCACCTCGGCTTTCCACATGCCGCGGTCGGTCGGTCTGTTTCGCAAGCTCGGCATTCCGGTCACGCCCTGGCCGGTAGACTATCGCACTAGCGGGCAGCTTTCGCTCGGCCCGGATTTCAGCCAGCCGTCGCTGAATGCGCAACTCACGACGACTGCGATGCGCGAATGGACCGGACTGATCGCCTACTACATCAGCGGCAGAACGCATGTGCTTTTCCCGCAATAA
- a CDS encoding fumarylacetoacetate hydrolase family protein has translation MAPINDSFETGTFVGRLWRPDVAGPSLVVLRGGDLYDITSKDVLTMRDLLERDDPVAFLLQQEGEHLVSLEAVMGNSVEAAGDLSTMHLLAPCDLQAVKACGVTFARSMLERVIEEKAAGNPALAEKMRERVTAIIGDSLRDLKAGSPEAAKVKAALIEEGVWSQYLEVGIGPDAEVFSKAQVLASVGWGASVGLHPISKWNNPEPEIVLAVDSQGRVKGATLGNDINLRDVEGRSALLLGKAKDNNASSAIGPFIRLFDATYSIDDVRNADLSLTISGPDGFVLKGSSTMREISRDPLDLVSQTIGRHHQYPDGFMLFMGTLFAPVEDRDAPGQGFTHKLGDVVTIANAHLGSLTNTVRLSTECPPWTFGPSALMRNLAARGLI, from the coding sequence ATGGCGCCGATAAACGATAGTTTTGAAACGGGAACATTCGTCGGGCGTCTGTGGCGGCCGGATGTCGCCGGCCCGTCCCTGGTGGTGCTGCGCGGCGGCGATCTCTACGATATCACCTCGAAGGACGTGCTGACGATGCGCGACCTGCTCGAGCGCGATGATCCGGTTGCATTCCTCCTGCAGCAGGAAGGCGAGCATCTCGTGTCGTTGGAAGCCGTCATGGGCAACTCGGTGGAGGCTGCCGGCGATCTCTCGACCATGCACCTTCTGGCACCCTGCGACCTGCAGGCGGTCAAGGCTTGCGGCGTCACCTTCGCCCGGTCGATGCTTGAACGCGTCATCGAGGAAAAGGCTGCTGGAAACCCGGCACTGGCGGAAAAGATGCGCGAGCGCGTGACCGCCATCATCGGCGACAGCCTGCGCGACCTGAAGGCCGGCTCGCCGGAAGCGGCGAAGGTGAAGGCGGCGCTGATCGAAGAGGGCGTCTGGTCGCAATATCTCGAAGTCGGCATCGGTCCAGATGCCGAGGTCTTTTCCAAGGCGCAGGTTCTGGCCTCCGTCGGCTGGGGAGCATCCGTCGGTCTGCATCCGATTTCGAAATGGAACAATCCGGAGCCGGAGATCGTGCTTGCCGTCGATAGCCAGGGCCGCGTCAAGGGCGCCACCCTCGGCAATGATATCAATCTGCGCGATGTCGAAGGCCGCTCGGCGCTGCTGCTCGGCAAGGCCAAGGACAACAATGCGTCCTCCGCCATCGGTCCGTTCATCCGCCTGTTCGACGCCACCTATTCGATCGACGACGTGCGCAATGCCGATCTGTCGCTGACGATCAGCGGCCCGGACGGGTTTGTGCTGAAAGGATCAAGCACGATGCGGGAAATCAGCCGCGATCCGCTCGACCTGGTCTCCCAGACGATCGGCCGTCACCATCAGTATCCGGATGGTTTCATGCTGTTCATGGGCACGCTGTTTGCGCCTGTCGAAGACCGCGACGCGCCGGGGCAGGGCTTCACCCATAAGCTCGGAGATGTCGTCACGATCGCCAATGCCCATCTCGGCTCGCTCACCAATACCGTGCGCCTGTCGACGGAATGCCCGCCTTGGACATTCGGCCCGTCGGCGTTGATGCGCAATCTTGCAGCGAGGGGTCTTATCTAG
- a CDS encoding trimeric intracellular cation channel family protein produces the protein MPILEILDYAGVAVFAATGALSASRKQLDIIGYVFLASVTGIGGGTLRDVILGATPVFWVTNPVYLVVCGCAGLLVFFSAHMMESRYKFLVWLDAIGLSAYCVMGAAKGLSATGSPIVALVTGMLTATFGGILRDLLAGEPSVLLRPEIYVTAALAGSGVFTTATYFGASLLVASSLGVMTAFAVRGGALKYGWTLPTGDPRPGRHPDDVM, from the coding sequence ATGCCGATCCTGGAAATTCTCGACTATGCCGGGGTCGCGGTTTTCGCGGCGACCGGGGCGCTTTCCGCCTCGCGCAAGCAGCTCGACATCATCGGCTACGTCTTCCTCGCCTCCGTGACCGGCATTGGCGGCGGCACGTTGCGCGATGTCATTCTCGGCGCGACGCCCGTCTTCTGGGTCACCAACCCGGTCTACCTGGTGGTCTGCGGCTGCGCCGGTCTCCTGGTGTTTTTCTCCGCCCATATGATGGAGTCGCGCTATAAATTCCTGGTCTGGCTGGATGCCATCGGGCTTTCGGCCTATTGCGTCATGGGGGCCGCCAAGGGACTATCGGCGACCGGCTCGCCGATCGTGGCACTTGTCACCGGCATGCTGACGGCGACCTTCGGCGGCATCCTGCGCGATCTGCTCGCGGGCGAACCATCGGTGCTGCTGCGCCCGGAGATCTATGTGACGGCCGCGCTTGCCGGCTCCGGCGTCTTTACCACCGCAACCTATTTCGGCGCATCGCTGCTCGTCGCTTCAAGCCTTGGCGTCATGACGGCTTTTGCCGTGCGCGGCGGCGCCCTCAAATACGGATGGACATTGCCGACCGGCGATCCTCGGCCCGGCCGTCATCCTGACGATGTCATGTAA
- a CDS encoding Wzz/FepE/Etk N-terminal domain-containing protein — translation MDAEIDLKGILGLIRRQLWLILSTIAAILILTIIFTYSLTPKYTATSLVLVDTSTKNLLDSDNILSNPSADNSRVESEVGILKSDRILLNVVSENNLVSDSEFGIEVSLKDRILSWLRIPLPPAPTGEAALSRVLGAFKSAITVSRNGLTYLITVGVVSKDPAKAAKLANSMSETYIREQINAKVSATLTKRDTIQKQAEAANAAIVENEKNFDTYITGNIDRLEKQANSSGLTTLRAELEKVNQDRAAELGRIESLQKSLQAQDFSTLVTQLGSDALNELQKQRENLATRIASTGDNSAEAISLRDELAKVDKSLASAASQEVNNLQQTVNDYQQQANEVRQKIRSTVLQSNLPPEVLTEIYSLQQSSEIARNQYQTLLSRLQELDAQASLQLPDSRVVSAALTPTLPSFPNSKVILGLSLIVSIGLGLGLAILREYFIGGFVSENQIEAVLKVPLSAIAPRQATGDEHHKLANPTSSLADLMVTAPLSLFAESVRRLRLTLDQQERKHSAPKRQNSDEGAIIMVSSALPSEGKSTMALSLARAYALTGKRTLLIDCDLRKPSVNKHLNLEPNHDFIDYLRQDRSTATLTSLIMRDPLSNLTVLLGGRRSDIATDELVMSEKMGRILASARKHFDYVILDTPPVEPVVDGLYLARHADMIVFVIKWASTPQSSAKRAVAALKENKNPDAGIVTLLNQQDRAKMSGNYSYSGYYTE, via the coding sequence ATGGATGCAGAAATTGACCTCAAAGGCATTCTTGGATTGATACGCCGCCAGCTTTGGCTGATTTTATCAACAATTGCCGCTATACTTATCCTGACAATTATATTCACCTACTCACTTACGCCAAAATATACCGCAACATCCCTTGTTCTTGTCGATACAAGCACAAAAAACCTTCTTGATTCCGACAATATTCTCTCCAATCCGAGTGCCGACAACTCTCGCGTCGAAAGCGAGGTCGGCATTCTCAAATCCGATCGTATTCTGCTCAATGTGGTGAGCGAAAACAACCTCGTCTCCGACAGCGAATTCGGCATCGAGGTTTCGCTGAAAGACAGGATTCTGAGCTGGCTGCGCATCCCGCTGCCGCCGGCACCCACCGGCGAGGCGGCCCTGTCGCGCGTCCTCGGCGCCTTCAAATCAGCCATAACCGTGAGCCGCAACGGCCTGACCTACCTGATCACGGTCGGCGTCGTTTCAAAGGATCCGGCAAAGGCGGCGAAGCTCGCCAATTCGATGAGCGAAACCTACATCAGGGAACAGATCAACGCGAAGGTGTCTGCGACGCTCACCAAACGCGATACGATCCAGAAGCAGGCGGAGGCTGCCAACGCGGCAATCGTCGAAAACGAAAAGAACTTCGATACCTATATTACCGGCAATATCGACCGGCTGGAGAAGCAGGCCAATTCCTCGGGGTTGACCACGCTTCGCGCCGAGCTTGAGAAAGTCAACCAGGACCGGGCGGCCGAGCTCGGCCGGATCGAATCGCTGCAGAAATCGCTGCAAGCGCAGGATTTCTCGACATTGGTGACGCAGCTTGGATCGGACGCGCTCAATGAGTTGCAGAAGCAGCGCGAAAACCTCGCAACGCGGATCGCCTCGACTGGCGATAACAGCGCCGAGGCGATCAGCCTGCGTGACGAACTTGCCAAGGTCGACAAATCGCTGGCAAGCGCGGCGTCCCAGGAAGTCAACAACCTGCAGCAGACGGTCAATGACTACCAGCAACAAGCAAACGAAGTTCGCCAGAAGATTCGCAGCACGGTTCTGCAGAGCAACCTGCCGCCGGAAGTGTTGACCGAAATCTACAGCCTGCAGCAATCCTCCGAGATCGCCCGCAATCAGTACCAGACCCTTTTGTCCCGACTGCAGGAGCTTGATGCGCAAGCTTCGCTGCAGCTGCCGGACAGCCGCGTGGTTTCGGCCGCGCTGACGCCGACCCTGCCGTCGTTCCCCAACAGCAAGGTGATCCTGGGACTGTCGCTGATTGTTTCCATCGGTCTCGGCCTCGGCCTTGCAATTCTGCGCGAATATTTCATCGGTGGTTTCGTCAGCGAAAATCAGATCGAAGCGGTCCTGAAAGTGCCGCTCTCGGCCATCGCCCCGCGCCAGGCGACCGGCGACGAGCATCACAAGCTCGCAAACCCGACCTCCAGCCTGGCCGATCTGATGGTGACGGCACCGCTCTCACTTTTCGCCGAAAGCGTCCGGCGGCTTCGGCTGACACTCGACCAGCAGGAGCGGAAACATTCGGCGCCGAAGCGGCAGAATAGCGACGAGGGTGCGATCATCATGGTTTCCTCCGCGCTGCCGTCGGAAGGAAAATCGACCATGGCGCTGTCTCTCGCCCGGGCCTATGCACTGACCGGCAAGCGGACACTGCTGATCGATTGCGACCTGCGCAAACCGAGCGTCAACAAGCATCTCAATCTCGAACCGAACCACGATTTCATCGACTATCTGCGCCAGGATCGCAGTACGGCGACGCTGACCTCGCTGATCATGCGCGATCCGCTCTCCAACCTGACGGTGCTGCTCGGCGGACGGCGCAGCGACATCGCCACGGACGAACTGGTGATGAGCGAGAAGATGGGCCGGATCCTTGCCAGTGCCCGCAAGCATTTCGACTACGTCATTCTCGACACGCCGCCGGTCGAACCGGTCGTGGACGGCCTCTATCTCGCCCGTCATGCCGATATGATCGTCTTCGTCATCAAATGGGCAAGCACGCCGCAGTCGAGTGCCAAGCGAGCCGTCGCCGCACTCAAGGAGAACAAGAACCCGGACGCCGGTATCGTCACCCTGCTCAACCAGCAGGATCGCGCCAAGATGTCGGGCAACTACAGCTACTCCGGGTATTACACCGAATAG